The proteins below come from a single Lepidochelys kempii isolate rLepKem1 chromosome 20, rLepKem1.hap2, whole genome shotgun sequence genomic window:
- the LOC140900798 gene encoding LOW QUALITY PROTEIN: ultra-long-chain fatty acid omega-hydroxylase-like (The sequence of the model RefSeq protein was modified relative to this genomic sequence to represent the inferred CDS: inserted 2 bases in 2 codons) produces MAEGASALLPSALPCPPRGSSRQFCRAQACVRRGRSRQMLPLTDWVLELLSMERTPFRAYIVSALLLALLALLFRTLLQLGRSWHRYYVTCQRLHCFPEPPRRNWLLGHLGMFIPGEEGLSLVSQTVATFSQVFVTWMGPFLPVLCLVHPDFLKLITTASVAIAPKDYLFYGFLKPWLGDGLLLSNGPKWXRHRRMLTPAFHFDILKPYMKIFNQSTDIIHAKWRRLVASGSTSLDMFGQISLMTLDSLQKCVFGCNSNCQETPSDYIAAILELSSLVVGRQHRLLLHCDFLYRLSPDGRRFRRACDTVHRFTADVVQRRHQALSHQGREAWLKSKQGRTVDFIDILLLTKDEDGQDLSDDDIAAEADTFMFEGHDTTASGLSWVLYNLACHPEYQERCREEIKDLLRDKESEEVKWEDLSWVPFSTMCVKESLSLHPPVTAMSRLCTEDIKLPDGRVLPKGNICLISIYGTHHNPAVRPETQVYNPHRFDPENSKNQPPLAFMPFSAGPRNCIGQNFAVAEMKVVLVLTLLXFALRLDQSRPVRRKPELILRSENGLWLHLEPLGPSREGRSPAPRS; encoded by the exons ATGGCCGAGGGAGCCAGCGCCCTGCTGCCAAGTGCCTTGCCCTGCCCGCCCAGGGGAAGCTCGCGGCAGTTTTGTAGAGCCCAGGCCTGTGTGAGGAGAGGGAGAAGTCGGCA GATGCTGCCACTCACGGACTGGGTgctggagctgctgagcatggagcGGACCCCCTTCCGCGCCTACATCGTTTCCGCCCTGCTCCTTGCTCTGCTGGCCCTGCTCTTCCGCACCCTCCTGCAGCTTGGGAGATCCTGGCACCGCTACTATGTGACCTGCCAGCGGCTGCACTGCTTCCCGGAGCCCCCGCGTCGCAACTGGCTGCTGGGACACTTGGGGATG TTCATACCTGGAGAGGAGGGGCTGAGCCTGGTGTCCCAAACAGTGGCTACATTCTCCCAGGTCTTTGTGACATGGATGGGGCCCTTCCTGCCAGTCCTGTGCCTGGTGCACCCTGATTTCCTCAAGCTGATCACAACAGCCTCAG TTGCCATCGCACCCAAGGACTACCTGTTCTACGGCTTCCTGAAGCCCTGGCTAG GGGACGGTTTGCTGCTGAGCAATGGTCCGAAAT GTCGGCACCGGCGCATGCTGACGCCAGCCTTCCACTTCGACATCCTGAAGCCCTACATGAAGATCTTCAACCAGAGCACTGACATCATACAT GCCAAGTGGCGCCGGCTGGTGGCGTCAGGCTCCACCTCCCTGGACATGTTTGGTCAGATCAGCCTCATGACCCTGGACAGTTTGCAGAAATGCGTCTTTGGCTGCAACAGCAACTGCCAGGA GACACCCAGTGACTACATCGCAGCCATCCTGGAACTCAGCTCCCTGGTGGTGGGACGCCAGCACCGCCTGCTCCTGCACTGCGACTTCCTGTACCGCCTGTCACCCGACGGGCGGCGCTTCCGGCGCGCCTGCGACACCGTGCACCGCTTCACGGCCGACGTGGTGCAGCGGCGCCACCAGGCCCTGAGCcaccagggcagggaggcctggcTCAAATCCAAGCAGGGCAGGACGGTGGACTTCATTGACATCCTGCTCCTGACCAAG GATGAGGACGGCCAGGACCTGTCAGACGATGACATCGCAGCTGAGGCCGACACCTTCATGTTTGAGG GCCACGACACCACAGCCAGCGGCCTCTCCTGGGTGCTGTATAACCTGGCCTGTCACCCCGAGTACCAGGAGCGCTGCCGGGAGGAGATCAAGGACTTACTGCGGGACAAGGAGTCGGAGGAGGTTAAATG GGAGGACCTGTCCTGGGTGCCCTTCTCCACCATGTGCGTCAAGGAGAGTCTGAGCCTGCACCCGCCCGTCACGGCCATGTCCCGGCTCTGCACCGAGGACATCAAACTGCCCGACGGACGTGTCCTACCCAAAG GGAACATCTGTCTGATCAGTATCTATGGGACGCAtcacaatcctgctgtcaggccGGAGACCCAG GTCTATAACCCACACCGCTTCGACCCAGAGAACTCCAAGAACCAGCCCCCACTGGCCTTCATGCCCTTCTCTGCTGGACCCAG GAACTGCATCGGGCAGAACTTCGCCGTGGCAGAGATGAAGGTGGTGCTGGTGCTGACCCTGC CCTTCGCCCTGCGGCTGGACCAGAGCAGGCCCGTGCGGCGCAAGCCCGAGCTGATCCTGCGCAGCGAGAACGGGCTGTGGCTGCACCTGGAGCCGCTGGGGCCCAGCCGTGAGGGCCGGTCCCCCGCACCGCGCTCCTAG